Proteins found in one Zea mays cultivar B73 chromosome 1, Zm-B73-REFERENCE-NAM-5.0, whole genome shotgun sequence genomic segment:
- the LOC100275628 gene encoding uncharacterized protein isoform X1, with product MARCVAGSCPPVTFACCPRRTGRSAVVQCGTASSTPAISGTGPSSSGSSGLVQDCTAPLVCALQLTARQDVSCFHFPGHNRGKAAPSSLSKLIGSGAFLHDLPELPELDDLFSPKGVILDAQRRAAQLFGSSKTWFLVNGTTCGIQASVMATCSPGDYLIVPRNCHLSVISALVLSGVVPKYIIPEYNSGWDIAGGITPLQLDEAVKELEEDGKRVGAVLVTSPTYHGVCSNVQGIVSVCHPRGIPVIVDEAHGAHFRFHDSLPSTAIEQGADLAVQSTHKVLCSLTQSSMLHMSGDLVDVDKVSQCLQLLQSSSPSYLLLSSLDAARDQLSQNTNIFDEPLAIASETKDLLARIPGISVLDLPCFASDFPAIDPLRITLSASDLQLSGYEADDILYEGHQIVSELVGTRAVTFAVNLGTRVQDAEKLVQSAKHLSEKHFFANSLKPVKENRVHGPLENISVHLSPREAFFTEKRRVKIEDSLGEICGELICPYPPGIPVLIPGEVVTHDSLSYLMSVRHQGITISGAADAELNSILVCDL from the exons ATGGCTCGCTGCGTTGCCGGCAGCTGCCCTCCCGTCACCTTCGCGTGTTGCCCCCGCCGGACTGG ACGAAGTGCTGTTGTTCAGTGTGGCACTGCATCGAGCACACCAGCAATATCTGGAACTGGACCTTCATCATCTGGATCCTCGGGGCTTGTTCAAGATTGTACTGCCCCTCTGGTCTGTGCACTGCAATTAACTGCCAGACAAGATGTTTCCTGCTTTCACTTCCCAGGACACAACAGAGGAAAAGCTGCTCCATCTTCCTTGTCGAAACTCATTGGCTCAGGGGCATTTCTGCATGACTTGCCCGAGCTACCCGAGCTCGATGATCTCTTCTCCCCAAAAGGTGTGATTCTAGATGCCCAGAGGCGAGCAGCTCAACTGTTTGGGTCATCTAAAACTTGGTTCCTTGTCAACGGAACGACCTGTGGAATCCAGGCCTCAGTGATGGCTACCTGTTCTCCTGGCGACTACCTCATTGTGCCACGGAACTGCCACCTTTCAGTGATCTCTGCGCTGGTCTTGTCTGGTGTGGTGCCTAAATACATAATACCAGAATATAATTCTGGGTGGGACATTGCTGGTGGTATCACCCCGCTGCAGCTGGATGAAGCAGTAAAAGAGCTGGAGGAGGATGGGAAGAGGGTAGGCGCTGTTCTTGTTACTTCACCCACCTACCATGGTGTATGCAGCAATGTGCAAGGTATTGTCAGTGTTTGTCATCCACGAGGCATTCCGGTTATAGTTGATGAAGCGCATGGTGCACATTTCAGGTTCCATGACAGTTTGCCAAGCACTGCAATTGAGCAAGGTGCTGACCTAGCTGTGCAATCCACACACAAGGTCCTGTGCTCCCTTACACAGTCTTCAATGCTTCACATGTCTGGAGATCTTGTCGATGTAGATAAAGTAAGCCAGTGCCTTCAGCTCCTCCAGAGCTCGAGCCCGAGTTACCTTCTACTGTCATCTTTAGATGCCGCGAGAGATCAGCTGAGCCAGAACACAAATATATTTGATGAGCCATTAGCTATAGCATCGGAAACAAAAGACCTGCTGGCGAGAATCCCTGGGATATCTGTTCTAGACTTACCATGCTTTGCTTCTGATTTCCCTGCCATTGATCCGTTGCGCATCACACTCAGTGCCTCAGATCTGCAATTATCGGGATACGAAGCCGATGACATTTTATATGAAGGCCATCAAATCGTATCTGAGCTTGTTGGCACAAGGGCCGTGACATTTGCAGTCAACTTAGGAACCAGAGTGCAGGACGCTGAGAAGCTTGTGCAGTCTGCAAAGCATCTATCAGAAAAACATTTCTTTGCAAATAGCCTGAAACCCGTGAAGGAGAATCGTGTGCATGGCCCATTAGAGAATATCTCTGTGCATCTGAGTCCAAGAGAGGCCTTCTTTACAGAGAAGAGGAGAGTGAAAATCGAGGACAGCCTTGGTGAAATCTGTGGTGAGCTAATATGCCCGTATCCACCTGGTATCCCAGTTCTGATTCCAGGCGAGGTAGTAACCCATGATTCACTGTCCTACTTGATGAGCGTTAGACACCAAGGCATCACGATCAGTGGAGCGGCTGATGCTGAGCTAAATTCCATTCTGGTGTGCGACTTATGA
- the LOC100275628 gene encoding uncharacterized protein isoform X2 has translation MATCSPGDYLIVPRNCHLSVISALVLSGVVPKYIIPEYNSGWDIAGGITPLQLDEAVKELEEDGKRVGAVLVTSPTYHGVCSNVQGIVSVCHPRGIPVIVDEAHGAHFRFHDSLPSTAIEQGADLAVQSTHKVLCSLTQSSMLHMSGDLVDVDKVSQCLQLLQSSSPSYLLLSSLDAARDQLSQNTNIFDEPLAIASETKDLLARIPGISVLDLPCFASDFPAIDPLRITLSASDLQLSGYEADDILYEGHQIVSELVGTRAVTFAVNLGTRVQDAEKLVQSAKHLSEKHFFANSLKPVKENRVHGPLENISVHLSPREAFFTEKRRVKIEDSLGEICGELICPYPPGIPVLIPGEVVTHDSLSYLMSVRHQGITISGAADAELNSILVCDL, from the coding sequence ATGGCTACCTGTTCTCCTGGCGACTACCTCATTGTGCCACGGAACTGCCACCTTTCAGTGATCTCTGCGCTGGTCTTGTCTGGTGTGGTGCCTAAATACATAATACCAGAATATAATTCTGGGTGGGACATTGCTGGTGGTATCACCCCGCTGCAGCTGGATGAAGCAGTAAAAGAGCTGGAGGAGGATGGGAAGAGGGTAGGCGCTGTTCTTGTTACTTCACCCACCTACCATGGTGTATGCAGCAATGTGCAAGGTATTGTCAGTGTTTGTCATCCACGAGGCATTCCGGTTATAGTTGATGAAGCGCATGGTGCACATTTCAGGTTCCATGACAGTTTGCCAAGCACTGCAATTGAGCAAGGTGCTGACCTAGCTGTGCAATCCACACACAAGGTCCTGTGCTCCCTTACACAGTCTTCAATGCTTCACATGTCTGGAGATCTTGTCGATGTAGATAAAGTAAGCCAGTGCCTTCAGCTCCTCCAGAGCTCGAGCCCGAGTTACCTTCTACTGTCATCTTTAGATGCCGCGAGAGATCAGCTGAGCCAGAACACAAATATATTTGATGAGCCATTAGCTATAGCATCGGAAACAAAAGACCTGCTGGCGAGAATCCCTGGGATATCTGTTCTAGACTTACCATGCTTTGCTTCTGATTTCCCTGCCATTGATCCGTTGCGCATCACACTCAGTGCCTCAGATCTGCAATTATCGGGATACGAAGCCGATGACATTTTATATGAAGGCCATCAAATCGTATCTGAGCTTGTTGGCACAAGGGCCGTGACATTTGCAGTCAACTTAGGAACCAGAGTGCAGGACGCTGAGAAGCTTGTGCAGTCTGCAAAGCATCTATCAGAAAAACATTTCTTTGCAAATAGCCTGAAACCCGTGAAGGAGAATCGTGTGCATGGCCCATTAGAGAATATCTCTGTGCATCTGAGTCCAAGAGAGGCCTTCTTTACAGAGAAGAGGAGAGTGAAAATCGAGGACAGCCTTGGTGAAATCTGTGGTGAGCTAATATGCCCGTATCCACCTGGTATCCCAGTTCTGATTCCAGGCGAGGTAGTAACCCATGATTCACTGTCCTACTTGATGAGCGTTAGACACCAAGGCATCACGATCAGTGGAGCGGCTGATGCTGAGCTAAATTCCATTCTGGTGTGCGACTTATGA
- the LOC100281859 gene encoding uncharacterized protein 100281859 — MKDRRGSSSVGGGERFAVFPFSMGCMSQSAVSVADPGDKKAQGDPSSTAAATVARAGAGSSEEGAGEAMTKEKAVASSAAAATATAPGLVAAGVSRLMKGIRSLSQMFAGEDGGEDEDDEEEEREMVIGYPTDVQHVGHIGWDGHNSKAGAAAAAMAGMVNAFSLPSSLSLRHLDMAMDRAVAHASA, encoded by the exons ATGAAGGACCGCCGTGGCAGCTCCtccgtcggcggcggcgagcgCTTCGCCGTCTTCCCCTTCTCCATGGGCTGCATGTCGCAGTCCGCCGTGTCCGTCGCCGACCCCGGCGACAAGAAGGCGCAGGGGGACCCGTCCTCCACTGCCGCCGCCACGGTGGCTCGGG caggagcagGTTCATCGGAAGAAGGCGCCGGCGAGGCCATGACGAAGGAGAAGGCCGTGgcgtcgtcggcggcggcggcgacggctacGGCGCCGGGTCTCGTGGCGGCCGGGGTGTCGAGGCTGATGAAGGGGATCCGGAGCCTGTCGCAGATGTTCGCGGGGGAGGACGGCGGCGAAGAtgaggacgacgaggaggaggagcgGGAGATGGTGATCGGGTACCCCACGGACGTGCAGCACGTGGGGCACATCGGCTGGGACGGCCACAACAGCaaggcgggcgccgccgccgcggccatGGCTGGCATGGTGAACGCCTTCTCCCtgccctcctccctctccctccgcCACCTCGACATGGCCATGGACCGCGCCGTCGCGCACGCCTCCGCCTGA
- the LOC100281859 gene encoding uncharacterized protein 100281859 isoform X1, which translates to MKDRRGSSSVGGGERFAVFPFSMGCMSQSAVSVADPGDKKAQGDPSSTAAATVARGAGSSEEGAGEAMTKEKAVASSAAAATATAPGLVAAGVSRLMKGIRSLSQMFAGEDGGEDEDDEEEEREMVIGYPTDVQHVGHIGWDGHNSKAGAAAAAMAGMVNAFSLPSSLSLRHLDMAMDRAVAHASA; encoded by the exons ATGAAGGACCGCCGTGGCAGCTCCtccgtcggcggcggcgagcgCTTCGCCGTCTTCCCCTTCTCCATGGGCTGCATGTCGCAGTCCGCCGTGTCCGTCGCCGACCCCGGCGACAAGAAGGCGCAGGGGGACCCGTCCTCCACTGCCGCCGCCACGGTGGCTCGGG gagcagGTTCATCGGAAGAAGGCGCCGGCGAGGCCATGACGAAGGAGAAGGCCGTGgcgtcgtcggcggcggcggcgacggctacGGCGCCGGGTCTCGTGGCGGCCGGGGTGTCGAGGCTGATGAAGGGGATCCGGAGCCTGTCGCAGATGTTCGCGGGGGAGGACGGCGGCGAAGAtgaggacgacgaggaggaggagcgGGAGATGGTGATCGGGTACCCCACGGACGTGCAGCACGTGGGGCACATCGGCTGGGACGGCCACAACAGCaaggcgggcgccgccgccgcggccatGGCTGGCATGGTGAACGCCTTCTCCCtgccctcctccctctccctccgcCACCTCGACATGGCCATGGACCGCGCCGTCGCGCACGCCTCCGCCTGA